A segment of the uncultured Desulfobulbus sp. genome:
CCTTGAGAGCACGGCGCTGGCGGGCTACAATCTCCCGACCGGCCGTTGCAAGCATGACCAGCGATATCAACACCATGTACGCAATATGCACATGCGCAAACAGGAGGCGCAAGATTTGACCGATCAGGAGCAGCTGCACCGTGGTGCGAACAGCGGCAACCGCCAGATTTTTCCCCAATCCGAGACGCAATCGCCAGGAGAGCAATCCCAGCAGGAACAGCAGCGACGAGGCCAGGGAGAGATCAAGGGGAGAAAGCGGTTTAACGTTCATCGCCAGCCTCCCCGGTAACAATGAGCTGTCCTCCTTTTTCCATGGTCATGCGACGATGGCAGACGCGGTCGAGCTGGCCTGGATCGTGGCTGACCCATATCATGGGTGCCTGATTGTCGCGACCGTAGTTGCGCAGCAAGGTCTCGACCTTGGTCACGGTTTGCTGATCCAGGCTGGCGGTGGGTTCATCGAGCAGCAAACAGACGGGCTTATTGTGCAAAAGCCGCAGGATGGCCATCCGCTGGCGTTCACCGGTGGAGAGGCGGTTTACCTGCCACTCCTTCACCGTACGGTCAAAGCCGAGAAGGGCAAGCATTTCATCCCCGATACTGTCGAAATCCTGAAAATGATCCCCAACCAGATCCAGCCACCAGCCGCTTTCCGCTGGCAGCAGACCGACCATTTTCCGCCATAGGGGTGCGGCGATGGAATCGGCATTGA
Coding sequences within it:
- a CDS encoding ATP-binding cassette domain-containing protein, with amino-acid sequence MPNLQIIDLCFQHRGPYSFRVTGGECVGLEGASGAGKSLLLRAVADLDPRTGTLSLGGINADSIAAPLWRKMVGLLPAESGWWLDLVGDHFQDFDSIGDEMLALLGFDRTVKEWQVNRLSTGERQRMAILRLLHNKPVCLLLDEPTASLDQQTVTKVETLLRNYGRDNQAPMIWVSHDPGQLDRVCHRRMTMEKGGQLIVTGEAGDER